In Papaver somniferum cultivar HN1 chromosome 9, ASM357369v1, whole genome shotgun sequence, the genomic stretch gcaattcaaccaacattatataagtttgaagcatacctgggtacccaaatacccttcctccagttgtggttggtaaaatccatcgtttttcatgttttccttattCATATTCTCtaactactctctcaataattctacttctttaaaaaaaccatctgattttttaatctcactaatcatcTTTAACtcaatcatctcactaatcattacactaactattattaacactaactaatcatcacccaaaattaatcaggagggtaatttaggtattaaaataaatatctagataaggggtgacctagatttacttctaatgtctttacccaaaataaaaccatggtccccaaaaaatcgttccagcTAAAAGCATGAGTGCACACCAAGCCCAGCTGGGTTTGAAAGCTCAATTGAAGTTATACAGTCAATTTTCTTGGTATAAAATGAACCATTTTtttgggactactcaaaaatggtgggggactactttgtgataggaatgtctaccctatacttataaggggagTCCTAAAGtatggaaatgactaacctacccttcacctatatataatcacctcctcccaacaccaccaccacctatacATATAACCACCTCTACCCATCACCACCGCCgctcaccaccaacaaccaccacctaccaccaccgaccaccaccaccaccgaccacctcaaatcaccaccaccgccacctctatatatagcttaatttaaataattaacaaaacaaaatcaaaataaaaattataacaaacccattacttttcattcgttttcctttgaaaaaatgagaagttatcatcaaaatgagttgaaaatggaagttgcagataaAAGTTTGGTTAGGAATTatctgaaaaactttgtcgaactagccgaactcaacttggaggtttttctttcaaagaaaagttcggttacgtcgcaattttttttcctaaccGTCGCAatctttttctcctaaccgaacttttctctgaaaacctatatattgagttcggttacgtcgcaattttttcattttattttcccagccgaacttttagttcggttacgtcgcaatttttttctcctaaccgaacttttctctgaaaaaaaaactccattaaagctgagttcggctacctgtgtttttagaaacattaaccgaactacacttgcagaatgagttcggctacctgttcttcaaatgttgtaaccgaactttgttAACGAAatcgaaatcaatttgtaaattgttcatttttaggaatgttttggccaattcaagcaccattaactaaatttgaagtatccgtgagtacccaaaacatcatactcttgttgtgcctcttaaagaaaaagatctagaTTTTTTTCTTgcaaaaccctcatcttcattatcatcttcatcttcttcttctccctctctaTAATTCTttctttgaaaaaaatcaaattattaatttaatctcactcatcattaattaactcactaatcattacactaatttaATTATCAAGGGCAAGTTTGGTATTAGAAGAAAAGTTAAATAAGCGGTGACTCAgtattacttctaatatccacccaaaaaaatggagagtagtcccccaccatttttgagtagtccccaaacaTTTTTGCACCCTTTTCCCCTTCAGCTTAAaatcgattttatttttttttccggcACCCTCTTTCTTAACCTGGCTCCGCCCCAGGAAATGTTACCAGGGTTATTATTAGCAAGAggcataaaatatattttttctacTCCCCTAATTCTAGCATTACCACCAAGGAAAGAGAGCTATAATTCCTTATAAGTAATTTCGTCTCTTATTTCTTGTTCCTAAATCAAACAACAAGACAAAGAAATGGGAGAAAGAGAAGGGAGCAAAGGGATCACTTGATGTCGGGGAATACTTACTCAACTAACTATAACTAACAAGAACAAGATCCCTGGTAACTGAAAATCTGTTTACGTATTGTTTACTACAAGTATATTTTACACTACTCGCGCAAATCTGGGACGCTAGaacaagagaagaaaaaataCATTTCCCGAGACAATACGAGTCATATGACGTAACAAACGTGGGTCATGCTCCTTTTCATTATCTCCCAACCAAGTAACTCACTGAAATATAGGCGCTGGGTAATGATATCAACATCAAATtatttaccgataaaaaaaacTAACCACGTAAAAAATCGAAGCTAAGCATGGAAACCATTTTTAACCAACCAGATTGTCTTGTTAGCATTTTGGTAATCCTATTAGCATATTATTAAGAAAGTATGGGCACGATAATAGCTTCGGAAGAACACTTTCTTGGCTACTTATTAAGTAGAAAAAAAGTTTCTTTACAAACCTCGGGAACCTCGCATCTATTGTAGAAAATAGCCTCACATGGACAATGAATAGAAATCTTGGTATCTATCGGGGACGGAGCCACATGGAGACCCTCAAATgtaagagctagcactatggtagagggcatcccttccctatccctcaaattAAGGGAAGGGATGTAGAGGGATAGGCAGTTCCACTATGGTGCCCGCTCATCCCTTTCCTACATGAGACACGTACTGAGTACGCGTAGGAATAGTGCCATACGCGTACTCAGTACTCGTACAAGTCAACCAGTTGACTTGACCAAGAAACGAGTACTCAGTACGCGTTTCATAGGTTTAAGTCGACATAAGCGAGGTTCAGTcgaccatttcttcttcttctcttcctttcaTCCTCTCAAAACCCTCTTACCCCCGTTCGATTTTCATGTTGATTCATTGCGATTCGATTGGTTAGATTAAAGGGTTTGATGGTTAGTACAAGGTGAAACAAATCAATTCTTCAATTTCGAATTTCATCCAACAAATCATCTAAAGGTGAGTGATTCTAATGTTAGGGTTTcaaattaatttgattttgattttaattttatgaaattcttgatATTAGGTTGGTTGGGTATGTAGTATGCAATTCAATAACGTTATTGAAACATATATTAAGTGAAAAATCCATGATTATTTGTTGTGTGTGTTGATTTATGTTGAATGAAATGAACTAAACTACCATCTCAATGTAGACTTATATTTATGTATGGTATACACAAATTGATAGTGTTTTTTTTATGTGTTAAGGTGCATAATGAGTCTAATGCGTTCTTATGTGAGAGCTAAATATGGAATCTATTTGGATTCCTCTAGtgatagtgatgaagaagagaaagttttgctaatgtttaCACAATTATGTTTGGATGAACGATTGCGCATTATTAGACAACCCATACCAAAGGAGGTACAAATACGTAGTGTAATAACGCGTGATCGAGTGTGACATGATGCcaaaatgatgaatgattattttacgCCTGGATCCGGTTATACCTCTAGACAATTCAAACAACGTCTAGGCATGAGTGAAGACTTATTACGCGTGATCTGTTGTAATTTCTTTTGTACGTTATTAATGAACATTAGTTTAATGAAGTTATTAATTGGAATATGAAAATCGTTTCGTTACAACACattcataaattttattaattcaAAGAACGATTGGTATTAATCTAGACAACACTTTTAAGATAACAACAATACAAAATAGAAATTTAAGACAACACTTTTAATTTAAACATTACTATCAATAAAAACCTAAAgtcaataaaagataaaaacattAGAGCTGGACTACATCTTCATCTTCAGAATCTTCAACGCTGATTATACCCTTCCCCTTCAAAATCTCCTTTTGCTTGCGTAGATAATATTGTTTTTCATCGGGGGTAAACAACTAAGGTCCATACCCATTATTGTATTGTCATCATTTAAATGCACTTGTTGATGATGCATTTGTTGAGTCTGTTGTTGAAGCGTTTGCAAATTGATTTGATCTTCCATTTGATAACTCGGTGGTTGAGTATACCCCCAAAGAGTTTCGTATTGGGATTCTTGTTCCATTATCTTTTTCTCCTTCCTTGATCGTGTTTCCTTAAGATACTCCAAAATACTACAAATTTGTTGATAGATCTtatcttcttccatcttaacCGAAGATGTTCCCTCATCATCTTCTCTATATATACCTTACTCACGATCCTTCTTCTGTCTGGCTAGTTTTTTGTCTCTTTTTGTTCTTATAGGACGTGCATTTCCCTTGTATCTCCAACGAGTACCTCCATTGGGAGAACTTCAGTACCATCTTCGAGTGCGACAAAGTTACGATGATTATCCCACAACTCACTGTTTTGGCTCACAGTTAGTTCATAATTATATCCAGGGACCTTTTCTCTAAACAATTCATAACATGCATCATACTTGAATGGTTGATTATGTTGATCCTGATATTGAATGGGAGCATCTTTTGtctgaaaaattaaataacaaacaTTAGCCATCTTTCGGAAGAACTTAAAAGAATTATAAAACTTACCAAATCTTCGTGGTTCGCACAGCTTTTGGTTTGCCGATATAAAGCGTTAAGAATGGACACGAATTCTTTGACATCTTTTTTAATATTTCTCATCTTGGTTTTTAAAGCTTACCAATCTCTTCTATATGGATTGCCATTGCGTTGCTCAAAAACTTCAAGAATACATTTCCAAAACAAAGCGGTTTTTTGCGCCGAACCAACAATTTCGTCCATACTCACATAAATAAAAGCAATAGTAAGATCAATCTCTTCTCGTGCGACAAAATTAAGAACCATTTTGAAAGCtactaagataaaaaaaaattaggtgGTTTTATAAATCTAATTACCAAATACGGATAGTAAGATGAAGAGAAAGAAGACATCAATTGATATAAGAAggagaaaataagaaatcaattgatttggtgtggtttgaGAAGAGAATTAAGGTGGTATTTATAGGGATTTTGAAAAAGTGACCGTTGGGATCCAACGGTGTAGAAAATAGAACCGTTATTAAAGATAgatggttaggatcgggtgtgagagaGATGTCAACGagaaaaggtcaaacaaatatattTAACCAAACGCGTACTCAATAGCCATGCGAAAAGCTACGCGTACTGAGTACTCGTATCAACGGCTTTACGGGTACTCAGTACGCGTAAAGCATAAAATAATACGCGTACTGAGTACGCGTGagatttcccttccctacaaggcTGATCAGATCTGATCAACCTTGTAGGGATCCCTCCATATCCCTTCCCTTAAATCAAAATGGGAGACCATGGTGGTTGAGGTTTCGGTGTTTTAAGGGATGAAGAGGGATAGGGAGGGGATATCCCTCTCCATAGTGGTAGCTCTAAGCTCCCAAGCTGAATTGGAACTGATTTATCCCATTTTTAGTCATTTTAATCCTTTTGTATCCCTAAAATATTTGTTGATTGACAACTTGACCACCCATTTCTCGAATCCTGGCTCCGCCCTGGTAtcggttttctttttttctttggaaaaaaaGACATAACTACAAACAATATGCAATTTATTTCCTTAAGTGCGTATCTCTCATTTTCAGTGAGCAATTCTCACATAATTTCTAGTCAATGATCTTACTTTAAAATTGATACTAAAAAAATGAAATCTCCCGGGAATGTTGTTGCCTGTTGGGTTGCAAAAAGGCACGAAATATTCCTTTGTCTCCTAAATCCCAGTGTTTAGATTATACTTCTGATTTCCAAGTAATTTCGTCTATGCATGTTTCTTCACAAACAAAACAGTGGGAGAAAGAAAATGAAGCGAGCATAGGGATCCCTAAATGTTGGACGCCCGGAGAGAATATGAGGTAAACAAACGTCACTGATGCTTCTCCGTTCCCCGACCAATATGGACCTCGACCGTACAGTCTGTAGACTAATCTGTCCGTGTGTTTGTATTGTCTCTTTCTACATCTCTTCCTTGTGTTCTCTGGGCTCAGTCCACGCTTAAGCATGCACATTCCCCGAGAGTCAGCAGCAGCAACTAGACAGTACTGTACTGCTACTGCTGAGAGGCTGTAATGACCTTGCCTGGCAGGAGCAGCTACCCCTATTTCTTTACCCTTTTCTCTTCCATCCTCACTTGTCAAATCAATTCAAGTACCCCCTACCAACTATAAAGTGTAAACAGTGCCCATCCAGTTGACTCCATTCTACCCTCTCTCTTTCTCTATCTACTTTACCTCACCCTCACTCTCTcctttctgaagaagaagaagaagaacttacAGGGAGGAGAGGAATACAGAaggagataagaagaagaagaagaaaatgctaGACCTCTTGTGTTTAGTGCACTGTAAGCAGCTCATTTCAATTTTCAAGTATATTCCATTTCTCTTAAATGTAGGGTGTATATTACTGGATAAGCTTGTGGAACCAAACCAATTCTAtattcttcctctttttttttttttcttcttgaatataCTTTAGGAGGATCCTCTGATTCTCTGTTGCCATTGTCAAGTACAGGGTTCTAGATCTGTCTTCTTAGGCCACTTTGATTTTGTCTCATGGTACATTTTTCCCATCCACATTACTAAAACCATGTATTGCCTTGTTTTGTTGTTCAAAGTAGAATTACTAGTGAAATTATGTTAAGACTAATTGGGTTTTGACCTTATTAGTTCCTGGGATTATTATCTTACAGCTCTAATTGGGTAATGGAGGAGTAGATTAGAAATTCTTTCTACAAAATCCAAAAGCAGACCAAATTGGGACTTCTAGTGGTCAAAATTGGAATTTAAGATGGAAGCTACATTTATTCTTTTCAAATGTAGCTTGGCATGCATATCATGAATTGAATTAAAATCATCACCAGCACCTATATGAAGACATCCAAGAGAGTGGCAGGCTCTCAAATTCTCAATTATGAGTGTGAGGACCCCTGGATTGATCAAAAGGGGTCTCAAAACATAGGACcccttttgataaatgaaggagTCATATGTTTTTGGTGTATATGCGTCTgtcatgtgattttcttgttgGTGCTCCCTGGATTGAAATTTCTGAAATTCCATATTATACCAATGTAAATCTCATTGCATAATAATGTTAGTCTAATGTTTTTGTGATTCCCCGGAATCATCACCAGCACCTGTGCAAGAGAGTGGCAGGGTCTCAATTTTGAGTGTGAGGACCCCTTTTGGTCAATTAGGTTGTGCATATGCGCCTGTCATGTGATTTTGTTGTTGCGGTTTCTGGGTTCTGAAATTCCATTTTATCCTAGTGTAATTCTCATTGCAACACTGTTGTTAGTCTAATGTTTTTGTGATTTCCCCTGTTCAGATGCATTATGAAGAACCAATGATGCGCAACGGTTTACATGCTCATGTTTGTTACTGGAAATGAAGGACAGACAGCGTTGGACAAGTGAAGAGGACGCCATATTACGTGCGTATGTGAAGCAATACGGTCCAAGAGAATGGAACCTTGTTTCAGAGCGAATGAATGTATCCATCCATAGAGATGCTAAATCCTGTTTAGAGAGGTGGAAGAACTACCTCAAGCCCGGAATCAAGAAAGGATCCCTCACTGAAGACGAGCAGTGCCTTGTGATCCACCTTCAAGCCAAGCACGGAAACAAGTGGAAGAAAATTGCAGCTGAGGTTCCAGGTCGAACCGCAAAGAGATTAGCCAAGTGGTGGGAAGTGTTCAAGGAGAAGCAACAGAGGGAACAAAAGGAGAGCACCAGTTCCTTGGAACCAATTGAAGAAGGAAAGTACGATCGCATACTCGAGACATTTGCTCAAAAACTAGTGAATCAACGCCAAACCCCGCAATTTGTCATGACTACTGCCCCAAATGGAGCTTTTCTTCACTCAGGCCCTCCTACTCCTCCAACACCAACTTTACTCCCTCCTTGGTTATCAACCTCCAATGGTCTACCTACTAATACAAGGCCACTGTCTCCATCCGTGACGCTAACTCTGTCACCCTCAACGGTCGATCCAGCTCCTACCATCCCGTGGTTGCATCCTGAAAGAGGCTTGAATTGTACTTTGCCTCCTTCACATGGTAGAGATAATCAAATAGTTAACGAGCTTGTGGAGTACTGTAGAGAGCTGGAGGAAGGACACCGGGTTTGGGCAGAACACAAGAAGGAAGCAGAGTGGAGAGTTAGAAGAATGGAACTTCAATTGGAGTCGGAGAAGGTTAATAAGAGAAGAGAGAAAATGGAGGATATTGAATCAAAAATTAGAGCActcagagaagaagagaaggtgATATTAGAGAGAATCGATTACGAGTACAAAGAACAGTTAACAGGTTTGAAAAGAGATGCTGAATCCAAGGAACAGAAGCTAGCAGAGCAATGGTTTGCAAAACATATGCGTCTCACTAAGTTTCTTGAGCAAAGGAGCTGTGTTTCCAGTCCCAATGATCCCAATTTTTAGTAACGAATCCACGTAAAATCATTAAAAGGTTTCTCAATTGAAATCCTTTCATCTCATTTGAGATTTTCCTGTTGTTTGGCTGTACTGTTTGCATTCCCCTCTTGATGTTGCTACACAATTTAAGGATCCATCCGAGTACCCTTTTTTGTGAGCTCCAAAAAATCAATGGAATGAAGCTTGACGCTATTCAGTATTTTCTAATGAATCTATAGCATCAAATGCGCTCTCATTCTCTATATTATTGAGGGTCACCTAACATATGCAGCTTCGGGGTTGTTTTCTTAGAAATGTTGTCTGGTCGAAAAGCAATAGACAGGCCAGCCGGAGAAGACAATCTGATTGAATGGGCAAAGCCTTATCTGTCCAGAAAACGGAATATCCATAGTGGGTTGAAAATGAGTTTGTCTAAAGGAGCACATTGGGTTACCGAGTCTCCGTTTTCGAATTATTATTTGTTTAACCATTTTATTTGCACACTCGATCATGGTCTTccattatgtttttttttgaagcaagaaAAGAAATTTATTAAGAATAACTCATGACAAAGCATGAGAAGAGTCTACAgaaatttgatgagaaattgcaggAGGGGATGAACAACCCTAGGAAAAGGAAATTCTATCAGTTCTAGCCATATTAGCTAGAACATCAGctactttatttctttcttttggaACATATGAGAGTTTCCAAGAACTAAAAACTGAAAACAAGTGCTTAATGTCCAGGATAGTGTAATGTAATCTCCAATCAATGGTGTTGTTGTCGTTGTTAACAGCATCTGCAACAACTTTGGCATCCATCTCAAAGTGAACGCTCTCGGCCAGCTTTAAGTCTTTGGCCCATTCCACAGCGTACCACAAACCCATACACTTAGCTTGTTCTGCACTTCTGACTTCATTCAGATGGATGCACCTTGCTTCCTGCTGTGCACCTGCAAAATTCCTTATGATTAGACCAATACCACCTGAAAGATTGTTTGAACCAAAAGAGGAGGAGGAATCCAATGAACATTCTGACAGTTCACTTTCGGCGGAGGAGGAATCCAATGAACATTCTGACGGTTCACTTTCGGCGGAGAATGAGAGATATTATCCACCTTGCTTGAGTGTTCTTCAATACAGAGCTTGCATTTTTGTATAACTGTTTCAGGGCTAGAATTACTATGCTGAAAGACTTTCTCACATCTTTCAGTCCATAAACTCCATGCAATTATATCTCTCTTAACTATCTCCTTCTCTGTAATGGCACCACTATGTAAACTATCGAATTAGCTACAAATCCATTCGGACAAAGAGCCAACATTATTTGTTGTCCAACCAATGACAGAGAACTACACCGCTCTTGAGAAGTTACAGGTCATTATGAGGTGGGAGGCGTTTTCAGGTTGAAGATTGCACAGAGGacaagaatcatcatcatcaactattGCATAACCAAGAGCATCTTTCGTGGAGAGAAAATTTGAGATAGCCTTCCACAAAAACTGCCTAATTCTGGGTAGCATATTCAGTTTCCACAATCTATTATATATTTTCCTCATCCTGTCATCTACCGGCTGATGAAGAGAGACCTCATTGTACATATGCTTATAGCATGACTTAACTGAGAATTTACCGTTTTTCTCCAGTAACCAGACTAGCCTGTATGGCTGTGAAGGATGAATAGAGATATGCAGAATAAAATCCACCGTCTCAGGATTAAATAATTCTCCAAGGAGAGAAACATCCCAGGTTGAAGAATTTAACGTGAGAAGTTGATGAACATAGGTGTAATTCTGAGCAGTAATACATCCTTGTTTTGGCTGTAATGGATCATGTAAATCTGGAATCCATCTGTGTTTCCATATAAGAGTTGTTTCTTTATTCCCTAAATTCCAACAGCTATGCCTCTTAACAAATTGAAGTTTTGAACTGATGCTACGCCATGACCAGGTtgtgtttgttttcttcttcaactCAAAAAGATTTCCGGCTTGATAGTACTTCGCATGAAGAAACTTTGACATGATTGAGGTTTGATCTGTATAGAGCTTCCATGCTGACTTGGCTAACAAGGCTCTGTTAAATATGTGCATGCCTCGAAATCCAAGTCCCCCCTCAGACTTAGGGTGACATGCTCTTTTCCACGTAACAATTTTGTtgcctttatttatttatttgtttttttttctccaGAAGGCTTGTTGCGACGAGTTCATCTTATTAATGGTAGAATATGAGAGTTTGAAACTCTGCATGTAGTTAATTGGGATTGCATTAGAAACATTTTTAATCATCACAGAACGAGCAGCCTCTGACATGTTGCTTGCATTCCAAGATGAAAACCGTGGATTCATCTTCTCTTGAAGTACAACAAAGGGCATCCTCCTGTTTCTTCCAACAAAAATTGGTAAACCTAAATATTGTTCTTCTTTTAAATTCATCTCACCCACCTGTAGAATACCACTCAAAGTTTGACAAGAGGAAGGATCCATATTGGAGCTGAAGAAAACAGCAAACTTGTTGAAGTTTATTAATTTCCATGAACATGAACTAAAATCCTCTATAACTTGAAGAAGTTTCCTTGTATGATCTAGCGTTGCTTTACAGAATAAGAGACAATCATCCGCAAATATAGATGATTGATTTTAGGTGCTGACCTAGAGATTTTCATCCCTATGAGTTGTTTTGTATCTTCACAGTGAGCTAGAACCATTGAAAAAGACTCCATCACCAATATGAATAAATATGAAGATAAAGGATCTCCTTGACGAATACCACGTGAAGGattaaaagcttttgttagactACAATTGAGGATAACTTCAATCTGTGTTGTACTTACACATTGATGGATGAGCTGACAAAACTTCTCTCCAAAACAAAATTTTTGTAAAACATCTAGCAGAAAACTCCATTCTGGTCTAGCGAATGCTTTCGACATGTCCATCTTAAGAGCTAAGTGACAACTGCgaccttcttttcttttcatagCTTGAACAATCTCTTGAACTAGACAAACATTCTCAAAAATCAATCTACCTGAAACATAGGCGGCTTGCATAGGTGAAATTATCCTTGAGATATGTTTCTTCATCCTGAGGGAGATGACTTTAGATATTATCTTGTAAACAGTGTTACATAAGGCAATAGGTATGAAGTCCTCTGGTTTACTTGGAGATTTTACCCTAGGAATAAGAGAGATTCTTGTTTTTTTGAGTTCCTTGAGAAGAAAACCTGAATGGAAAAAAGACGTGACCATATTACACACGTCATGTCTAACTACTGACCATTGAGTTTGATAAAATACGGATGGGAAACCATCCGGCCCTGGACTTATCCACGGCTCCATCGTCATTAGGGTATTGTAGATTTCTTGTTCTGAAGGGATTGCCTCTAGCTCTTGATTGTTTGTTTCAGAAATAATGAAAGGAATATGCTCCAAGAAATAATAATTGTTGCTTGGAGAGGAAGTTGACATAATATTGCGGAAGTGGTTATTGAGCAGGTTTTCAAGAGAAACTTTATCTGAACACCATGTGCCATTTGGGGAAAGTAGTGTATCAATCCTATTACGAGATTTTCTTCTATTAGCTCTGATGTGAAAGAACTTAGAATTTTTATCCATGTCATTGAAGTACTGATCTCTAGCCTTTTGTATATTTGAACTTGCAACAATATCATTAAGAGAGCTGATCTCCTTCTCAAGTTTAATGACCTCAGCAGTATTACTACCGTCTTTGTCTGATTTTTGCATTTGAGTAATGTGTCACTGTAGAGTTAAGATTCTTCCTTCAATGTCACCAAAAGTAGCTTTACTCCAGTTAGACAAAATATGTCTAGTATTAGAAAGATTATTAATTAGAAAGAACAAAAGCATTAGAACCATGAAAAATAGCAGACcgacaaatcaaataaaaagtgTTAAGCGACAAGGCGAAGTGAAAAATGCATCCGGACagagcgaggcgaagccgagacacatcaaataaaaaatgttaaacgacaagtcgaagtgaaaccgAGCCACAACTAATCAAAAAGGCATCGCAACACGGCGGGGCGAAGCCGTGCAACACCAAATGATAAATACACCGGGACATGGCGAGGGGAGGAGAAGCCGAAGAcgagccacacctaatcaaaaatgtATCACGACGAGGCGGGCGAATCCCCATGacacctaataaaaaaaaatgccccacatcacaccaaatcaaaaatatggctaaaagaaaaaaaaatgcccAAACTTAGCACGGGCAAAAATTTTAGTTATTAAATTGTAATTGAATGGGAGATTATAAGTAGATCAACGGAGAGGGAGAAGAGGGGGTGAAGAAGAAGGAAGGTTTATTGTTTGATGAGAATGGTTTATATAATGGACAACCGGCTAAACCCTAAGAAGACGTAATCCATATGGACCAAGCCCAGTATGAGCTAGTACCATAAGTTTGCCTAGTAAGTTAGTAACTCCCTCCCGAACGCACTTGAACCGAAGGAAACCTTAGTACTCTCAAATAAGATGTATCGAAGTTTTTGCTGTGGCAGATACCAAAAGTTGTCATTGAGGCTTTGGGTGATTTGTATTCCCCATCAGAAGTGATCAAATTTGTACATATTGGCCAGAATAGACAATAAATAAGCTATATAACCATGGCTAGCTGCCAGTATAGCAACTGTTTGTAACCGTAGTGTCATCCAAAACAGTTGGACAACTGATGGATTAAGAGCTATACTACATAACTTATATACTGAAACCTGTATCAATCTTCTAACCAT encodes the following:
- the LOC113313803 gene encoding transcription factor AS1-like — its product is MKDRQRWTSEEDAILRAYVKQYGPREWNLVSERMNVSIHRDAKSCLERWKNYLKPGIKKGSLTEDEQCLVIHLQAKHGNKWKKIAAEVPGRTAKRLAKWWEVFKEKQQREQKESTSSLEPIEEGKYDRILETFAQKLVNQRQTPQFVMTTAPNGAFLHSGPPTPPTPTLLPPWLSTSNGLPTNTRPLSPSVTLTLSPSTVDPAPTIPWLHPERGLNCTLPPSHGRDNQIVNELVEYCRELEEGHRVWAEHKKEAEWRVRRMELQLESEKVNKRREKMEDIESKIRALREEEKVILERIDYEYKEQLTGLKRDAESKEQKLAEQWFAKHMRLTKFLEQRSCVSSPNDPNF